CCCCTGTGGAATTTGGGGAGGGCTTAACGGCAGAGTTATTTCCAGCCGGACATTTACCAGGGGCGGCGGCATTTTTGCTGACCTACACCCCAGAGGATCCAACCCAGGCCCCCTGTACGGTGTTTTATAGTGGTGACTTTTTTCTTTCCCATGCCCGTTTTGTGAATGGGTTACCCCTTGAGGCGGTGCGGGGGTTGGCTCCAGATGTGTTGATTCTGGAAGGAAGTTTAGGCGCAGCGCGCTATCCCCATCGCCGTCAACAGGAAAACCAATTAGCGGAAATGATTTACCAGGCCCTCAAGGGTGGCCAAAACGTCATCTTGCCCTTGCCGCCGTTGGGAATGGCCCAGGAATTGTTGCTCTTGCTGCGGAGTCATCATCTATTTACCGGGAAGGCGATTGATATTTGGGTGGATCGGGAAATTGCCCAGGCCTGTGATGCTTATTTGGCGATTTTGTCCCATCTGCCCACCTCAGTGCAGAACTTTGCCCAACATCAATCCTTATTTTGGGATGAACGGATTCGCCCCCATGTCCACCACCTCCATGCCGCCCCAGTTGGAGCCATAAACACTTTGCCCAGTATTGTTTTAGGAGATTGGCAAGGGGATTTTACGGAGTTAATGGCCACCCCCGGCCGCCCTTGGTTAATGCTCTTGCCCCAGGCCACCCCCGTTAATCCAGATCCCATCGGAACAGCCCAGACCCAATATGCCCCCCTGATTGCGCGCAACCAACTGGAATTAGCGGAATTTAGCCTCAGTTTTCATGCCGACGGCCCCGCGACAACCCAGTTAATCCACAATCTCCGCCCCCAGCACGTTGTCTTGATCCACGGTCGC
Above is a window of Pseudocalidococcus azoricus BACA0444 DNA encoding:
- a CDS encoding MBL fold metallo-hydrolase, which translates into the protein MVALDCLAYGIGSGPEGVCLRLRLGPYRILLDCGLKSLERLPPPPTPPADLVLCSHAHADHAQGLLQLHQLFPQLPIYASEVTTDLLPLNWLEVDAVPSFCRALPWRSPVEFGEGLTAELFPAGHLPGAAAFLLTYTPEDPTQAPCTVFYSGDFFLSHARFVNGLPLEAVRGLAPDVLILEGSLGAARYPHRRQQENQLAEMIYQALKGGQNVILPLPPLGMAQELLLLLRSHHLFTGKAIDIWVDREIAQACDAYLAILSHLPTSVQNFAQHQSLFWDERIRPHVHHLHAAPVGAINTLPSIVLGDWQGDFTELMATPGRPWLMLLPQATPVNPDPIGTAQTQYAPLIARNQLELAEFSLSFHADGPATTQLIHNLRPQHVVLIHGRPEELADLAGLEELSNRYHIHTPQIGSQTDFPLGELPLQASQALTNQIYEGEVTEWGDRVVMSLPLELTSDKRWQGFADTGLVSATWQGDSLVLRGLSQRELLRPLPDSVSQEQEACNNCEAYRQQRCWNTSSPLYSFKVAPEGYCPEFIRREP